AAAGGGCTCGCAGAGGCAAAAGGGGACTACATTGCTATCGCAGATGCAGACAACACCTATGACCTCCTTGAACTTGACAGGTTTCTGGATCCCCTTATGTCAGGAGAAGCAGATTTCATAATGGGCACGCGGCTTAAGGGAGAAATTAAAGCAGGAGCCATGCCCTGGCTGCACCAGTACATAGGCAATCCCATACTGACAGGAATGCTTAATTTCCTGTTCAAAACGAAAATCTCGGACGCACACTGCGGGATGAGGGCTTTTACTAAAGAAGCCCTTGAGAAAATGGATCTTAAAACTCACGGCATGGAACTCGCATCTGAGATGGTGATCGAAGCTGCAAGATGCGGGCTCCGAATTAAGGAAGTTCCCATAACATATTATTCACGCAAAGCTCCCTCCAAACTTCGCTCATTTCAGGACGGCTGGCGGCATGTAAGATTTATGATGTTATACAGGCCTGTCCCTTTCCTCTATATCCCCGGAGCTTTCGTATTTCTCCTGGGTTTCCTTATAACCGCTTCCCTTCTTCTTACGAACAACGCTGCATATAACCGTCTGCATTCCTTTATCTTGGGCAGCATGCTCTTAATTATTGGCGGGCAGATCCTTGCAACCGGAGGGTACATGAAAACATACGGAATTATCCACGGCATGTACCGCGATGACGAAAAAGGCAGAAAGCTTCTGAGCTACCATTCCCTTGAAAAAGAGCTTGTAGGAGGATCCCTTATCCTGGGCTCAGGATTTATTATCGGACTGAAAGTTGCCTATACCTGGGCCAGTACAGGCTATGGCACCCTTGAAGAGGTGGAGTCTGCGGTAATCTCAATGGTCCTTGCAGCAATCGGGCTTCAGCTGATTTTTGCTGCGATATTTGTAAGTGTAATGCTCCTTGAAGTTGACACCGACTGGTAAAGTGATCAGATGAAAGTTGCCTTTGTATACGATGCTGTCTATCCCTGGGTCAAGGGCGGTGCTGAGGTGCGCATCCATGAGCTGGGGAGGAGGCTTTCCTTACAGGGACATGATGTGCACCTTTTCGGGATTAAATGGTGGGAGGGTGAAGATGTTTTACAGTATGAAGGCATGACCCTTCACGGAGTCTGTAAAGCCCGTGACCTGTATGTAAACGGTAAGCGTTCGATTTCCGAAGCACTCATTTTCTCTTTAAAGCTGTTTCCGGTTCTTGTAAGAGAAAAGTTCGACCTTATTGACGTGAGTGTATTTCCCTATTTTTCCTGTTTCACCGTAAAAGCTGTTTCAGTCCTGAAGAGCACCCCTGCAGTATTTACATGGCACGAGGTATGGGGGGACTACTGGTACGAATACCTTGGAAAAAGAAAAGGCTTTTTCGGGCTTGCGATAGAGGCTGCGGTTGCCAAGATTTCAAAGAATGATATTGCGGTCTCGGAGTGGACAAAGAACAGACTTGAGTCGGTTCTGGGAACGAAGAGAGAGATAGCAGTCCTGCCCAACGGGGTCGACCAGAAGCTGATCTCCGGGATCAAGCCTGCAGGGCAGGATTGTTCAGAAAAACAAAAGGGCAAAATTTATGACATTATCTTTGCAGGCAGGCTCATAAAAGAAAAAAATGTTGATGTTTTGATAAAAACTGTTTCCCTGTTAAAAAAAGATAACCCTGAAGTTTGCTGCTGTATTGCCGGAGATGGGCCTGAAAGAAAAGCTCTTGAGAAATTTACTCTTGAGATTGGGATGCAGAAAAATGTAGAATTTGCAGGGTTTCAGGAGTACAGGGCATTAATAGGAAAAATCAAAGCCTCAAAGGTTCTTGTTCTTCCTTCAAGCAGGGAAGGCTTTGGAATGGTTGTAATCGAGGCTTTTGCCTGTGGTGTGCCCGTAGTAACAGTAAAAGAAAAGTATAACGCAGCACAGGGGCTTATTGCAGACGGGATTGATGGGTTCGTCGTGGGGCTTGACGAGAGAGAAATTGCAAAGGCTATAGACAAAATAATAAAAGAGCATCAGGAAGGCATAAAGTATTCAGAAGCTATATTAAACAAAGCTAAAAAATATGATTGGGACGAAATCGTTAAGAATGTCCTTATCGCCTACAGAGGCTTTATAAAAAAGGATTAAAGTTAAGTATTCCTACCTGTATAAAAAATAAAACCTACCTGAAATCTCTTAATAAAAACAACCCGATTCAAAGAAAATATAATAAATAATTACCTTCTTTATAAAAAAAGTATAAAACCCCAGTTTTAATAAGGAATTAAATCGTAGTTTTTATTAGAAAAGTAGTTAAATTCCTATATACATTATTTAGTGGGGGATAGGCGATGGGCAAACTGAGCTCATACCTGTGCAGTTTGGGTTTTAATAGTCCTGGTTGCCACATACAGCATCTGAATTACTACATAGCATTATTACCCAGGCTATTTGAGAACATCAAATTGAATATACTTTCAGATATAGCTTAAATATTTACATCTTATTTAAAAATTCAGTTGTATAGATCCAGTATATATTAGAATACACAATTTAAGGAATTAATAAACAGAAGCTCCAATTAATTCCCCCTAAGTGTATCCCATCTCAGAGGATTATACATGTCTAATAAAACCCAGTTATCAATTATAATCCCGGTACATAATGAAGAGGAAAATATCTTAGAGCTATACAAAAGTTTATACAATATTCTTTCACTGGTTGGAAAAACATATGAAATAATCTATGTTGATGACGGATCTACGGATGATAGCTTTGAGAAAATAAAAAGCATTGAGGATGCAAGGGTTAAAGTTGTAAGGTTTCAGAGAAACTATGGAAAAGCTGCGGCTCTCTCCTGCGGATTTAAAAAATCAAAAGGGGATATTGTTATTACAATGGACGGGGATTTGCAGGACGACCCCAAAGAGATACCCAGATTTATAGAAGAACTTGATAAATATGACATGGTTTCAGGCTGGAAAAGTAAAAGATATGACCCAATTTCAAAAACCCTGCCTTCAAGATTCTTTAACTGGTTAACCCGATTCATAACCGGGGTTAAAATCAACGATTTCAACTGCGGGTACAAAGCATATCACAACTATGTTGTAAAAAATATAAACTTATACGGTGAATTTCACCGCTACATCCCGGCTCTTGCTTACTGGAGAGGTTATTCAGTTGGAGAAATTGAAGTGGAACATCACCCGAGAATACACGGGGAATCTAAATACGGAGTCGAAAGGTTATTGAAAGGTTTCCTTGACCTTATAACAGTTACATTTCTCATGATGTACAAAAAGAGGCCTCTGCATATGTTTGGAGGCATAGGATTCCTTCTGAGTTTTTCAGGAGTATTCATATCAGTATATTTAATGTTTTTATGGATAATAGGGGAAAGAATCGGAGACAGGCCTCTTCTTATGCTCGGGATACTGCTTACGGTAATAGGAGCCCAGTTTGTTTCTCTAGGTCTTATAGGAGAACTGATTACAAACTCGAGAAACAATGATGATTATATTATAAAGTACGATAGCTATGAAATGGAAAACGGCAATTAAAGTTGCAGTTACCTCTGGATTAATGCTTTACCTGATAAGCAAACTCGATGTGAATGCAATCTATGAAGCCTTTATTCAAATGGACCTGGCATTACTTTCTCTTTCATTACCTTTCATTGCCCTGATGTATTTAATAAAAGCAAGGAAGTGGCAGGCACTGCTTGATTGTATAAATGTCAGGATCCCGATCAGAAGATCACTGGAGATAATTCTGATAGGTACATTCTATGGAGCACTTACTCCGGGCAGGGCAGGAGAGGTTTCAAGAGCTTTTTATCTTGATGCTGAAAAATCCAGGAGCATTCCCACTGTAATAATGGACAGGGTTATAGATGTTATCTGTCTCCTGACATTGAGTGTCCTATCAACCGCCCTGTTCTTTAAAGACAGAAACCTGATTTATCTGATGGTTTTAGCTGTGCCGCTTTTCATTTCCGGGATAGTTATCACCATGAATGAGAGAATAGTAAGCTTTGCTTTCAAGAGCTTTTCTCAGGGAAAAGAATACACAGAAAATTACATGAAAACAATAAGGGAGATAACAGGAAATAGAAAAGTTCTGCTTTTTACTTTTTCTTTAACTCTTG
This window of the Methanosarcina mazei S-6 genome carries:
- a CDS encoding glycosyltransferase family 2 protein; its protein translation is MPSLSIVMPSMNEEETIRICIEKAQYIFKKYGIEGEIIVADNSSDRTAEIAASMGAKVIGPIKGYGNAYLKGLAEAKGDYIAIADADNTYDLLELDRFLDPLMSGEADFIMGTRLKGEIKAGAMPWLHQYIGNPILTGMLNFLFKTKISDAHCGMRAFTKEALEKMDLKTHGMELASEMVIEAARCGLRIKEVPITYYSRKAPSKLRSFQDGWRHVRFMMLYRPVPFLYIPGAFVFLLGFLITASLLLTNNAAYNRLHSFILGSMLLIIGGQILATGGYMKTYGIIHGMYRDDEKGRKLLSYHSLEKELVGGSLILGSGFIIGLKVAYTWASTGYGTLEEVESAVISMVLAAIGLQLIFAAIFVSVMLLEVDTDW
- a CDS encoding glycosyltransferase family 4 protein; this encodes MKVAFVYDAVYPWVKGGAEVRIHELGRRLSLQGHDVHLFGIKWWEGEDVLQYEGMTLHGVCKARDLYVNGKRSISEALIFSLKLFPVLVREKFDLIDVSVFPYFSCFTVKAVSVLKSTPAVFTWHEVWGDYWYEYLGKRKGFFGLAIEAAVAKISKNDIAVSEWTKNRLESVLGTKREIAVLPNGVDQKLISGIKPAGQDCSEKQKGKIYDIIFAGRLIKEKNVDVLIKTVSLLKKDNPEVCCCIAGDGPERKALEKFTLEIGMQKNVEFAGFQEYRALIGKIKASKVLVLPSSREGFGMVVIEAFACGVPVVTVKEKYNAAQGLIADGIDGFVVGLDEREIAKAIDKIIKEHQEGIKYSEAILNKAKKYDWDEIVKNVLIAYRGFIKKD
- a CDS encoding glycosyltransferase family 2 protein, producing the protein MSNKTQLSIIIPVHNEEENILELYKSLYNILSLVGKTYEIIYVDDGSTDDSFEKIKSIEDARVKVVRFQRNYGKAAALSCGFKKSKGDIVITMDGDLQDDPKEIPRFIEELDKYDMVSGWKSKRYDPISKTLPSRFFNWLTRFITGVKINDFNCGYKAYHNYVVKNINLYGEFHRYIPALAYWRGYSVGEIEVEHHPRIHGESKYGVERLLKGFLDLITVTFLMMYKKRPLHMFGGIGFLLSFSGVFISVYLMFLWIIGERIGDRPLLMLGILLTVIGAQFVSLGLIGELITNSRNNDDYIIKYDSYEMENGN
- a CDS encoding lysylphosphatidylglycerol synthase transmembrane domain-containing protein → MKWKTAIKVAVTSGLMLYLISKLDVNAIYEAFIQMDLALLSLSLPFIALMYLIKARKWQALLDCINVRIPIRRSLEIILIGTFYGALTPGRAGEVSRAFYLDAEKSRSIPTVIMDRVIDVICLLTLSVLSTALFFKDRNLIYLMVLAVPLFISGIVITMNERIVSFAFKSFSQGKEYTENYMKTIREITGNRKVLLFTFSLTLGYYILNLIVYWIVIKSLSPALNNILTFSLPIIVILGNFPISISGFGVREFASVTIFQMLNENSAYGFTCPVVLYLLTSLSPALLGFLFTLRKKV